The Desmonostoc muscorum LEGE 12446 genome includes a region encoding these proteins:
- a CDS encoding AAA-like domain-containing protein, with the protein MNFNLDEAIEIANQAVFSRFNRNLTDIEIIILKGAWQRQEYDEIAAKHQYATTYISQDVAPKLWKLLSDSLGEKVKKSNFKEALKRKWEKSISANVNTCWVKTQHESIQNLTVSTNLDHQIKIDLANEKGSSEKLNPDIYVRRPEIENICYESLLQPGSLIRIKAPSLMGKTSFIVQVVNRFIQKDYRSVILSFELADRNTHFTQLNKFLRWFCSNISRELGLPSQLDEYWDEEGMGAKVSCTTYFEEYLLVASDRPLVLCLDNVDLLFPYPEIYEDFFGLLRSWYEKARSRQIWKKLRLVLIHSTDVYIRLNINQSPFNVGLPLELSEFTREQVQDFAQQHQLNLDRTVIDSLIKLVGGHPYLLEMAFSHLKTHPDITLEQILTEGTTETGIYAHHLREHWLNLQQHLELAIAFKKVVNSTIPVLLEPISAYQLQSMGLVKLSGNLVEIRCHLYRQYFRIRLLD; encoded by the coding sequence ATAAATTTCAACTTAGATGAAGCGATAGAAATCGCCAATCAAGCAGTTTTTTCCAGATTCAATAGAAACTTGACAGATATTGAAATAATTATTCTTAAAGGAGCATGGCAGCGACAAGAATATGATGAAATAGCTGCTAAACATCAGTATGCAACTACTTACATCAGCCAGGATGTGGCACCAAAGCTCTGGAAATTACTCTCTGATTCTTTAGGGGAAAAAGTAAAAAAAAGTAATTTCAAAGAAGCACTCAAACGCAAATGGGAAAAATCAATATCTGCTAATGTAAATACCTGTTGGGTCAAAACTCAGCATGAATCAATTCAAAATCTCACAGTCTCCACAAATCTAGATCATCAAATTAAAATAGATTTAGCAAATGAAAAAGGATCTTCCGAAAAATTAAATCCTGATATTTATGTGAGACGACCTGAGATAGAAAACATCTGTTATGAAAGCCTTTTGCAACCAGGTTCTCTAATTAGAATTAAAGCTCCTAGTCTCATGGGTAAAACGTCATTTATAGTTCAGGTTGTCAATCGCTTCATCCAAAAAGATTATCGCAGCGTAATTTTAAGTTTTGAACTAGCAGACAGAAATACCCATTTTACTCAACTTAATAAATTCCTCCGCTGGTTTTGTAGTAATATTAGCCGAGAACTGGGATTGCCGAGTCAGCTAGATGAATATTGGGATGAAGAGGGTATGGGAGCAAAAGTAAGTTGCACTACTTACTTTGAAGAATATCTATTAGTTGCTAGCGATCGCCCTCTCGTTTTATGCTTAGATAATGTTGATTTACTCTTTCCATATCCAGAAATTTACGAAGATTTTTTTGGTTTGTTGCGTTCTTGGTATGAAAAAGCCAGAAGCAGGCAAATTTGGAAGAAATTACGATTGGTACTAATACATTCTACTGATGTTTATATTCGATTAAATATTAATCAGTCTCCATTTAATGTGGGATTACCTCTAGAACTATCCGAATTTACCCGCGAACAAGTACAAGATTTTGCCCAACAACATCAACTGAATCTAGACAGGACTGTGATAGACTCTCTCATAAAATTAGTAGGAGGACATCCTTATTTATTAGAGATGGCTTTCTCACACCTCAAAACTCATCCAGATATTACCCTTGAGCAGATATTAACAGAAGGAACTACAGAAACTGGTATTTATGCACATCATTTGCGGGAACATTGGTTGAATTTACAACAGCATCTCGAATTAGCAATTGCTTTCAAAAAAGTTGTTAATTCTACAATTCCTGTACTGTTAGAGCCAATTTCAGCTTATCAGTTACAAAGTATGGGTTTGGTGAAGCTTTCTGGTAATTTGGTAGAGATTCGCTGCCATTTATATCGTCAATATTTTCGGATACGTTTGCTGGATTAA
- a CDS encoding FG-GAP-like repeat-containing protein, translating to MSWWNPFDWVSWLADKVSYAFDKLGDGLDFAFQEVGLDFVGSGANWLSDRVGEKISGTIERAVSYVKALPANTERAFNDLFSEQIYTDFGKWFGTNLLNAAELAGIPEILETAADIIKFNTRALTDREKNVARSVFGDSINLDLVRIDEASFVGLVNGDRAYTTFHTINTWGSISDDKLIHELTHVWQFEKYGADYIPKAIDAQGSEAGYNYGGVSELLNRMLQGKGLSSFNFEQQGQIVQDYYSLRESGRASGNYSQDLSVYAYYVQTVSQLSQGQLNPVTPGAGNDLVVGNQLANYLFGYAGNDRIYGGNGNDYMDGGDGNDNLNGGNGDDVFYGGKGNDYLSSRVSDGTFNEIIVAINDFTVGTTGWTSFDRYPRQVADVNGDGRADIVGFGHDAVYVSLGQANGTFGTAIAAINDFTVGSNGWTNFKTYPRQVADVNGDGRADIVGFGIDTVYVSLGQANGTFGGSIAALIDFTVMSGGWSNFDRYPRQVADVNGDGRADIVGFGQDGVYVALGQANGTFGGVNFVLGEFGVDNGGWTSFDRYPRQLADVNGDGRADIVGFAQDGVYVALGQANGTFGGVNLALGEFGVNNGGWTSFDRYPRQVADVNGDRRADIVGFAQDGVYVAFGQANGTFSTAIFALNNFGVSSGGWSSFGLYPRQVADVNGDGQADIIGFGYDAVYVSLSGDGNDYFDGGEGNDTIDGGNGIDILYGGTGDDYLDGGVGADKLYGGSSNDTYIVDNVGDVVTEYASEGIDTVITANSYTLGANLENLTLDGTAAISGTGNALNNVITGNAANNSIFGGNGNDTLIGGGGYDVAIYSQYYTNYNVSFTSNGDIQVTGSEGTDLLKGIEEIDFIGGGVYKIYTGDGGNNILTTDPYYWSFVYGGDGNDSLTSGYGNDILLGGAGDDYLNGGSGENKLFGGSGNDTYIVRAADVITENASQGTDTVYSTNSYTLRANLENLVLDGTAAINGIGNTLNNVITGNAANNSIAGGDGNDTLNGGGGDDYLNGGSGADKMSGGNGNDKYLVDNTADVVIENAGEGIDTVITAKTYTLGANVENLTLTDSAVINGTGNDLNNYILGNAARNIINANGGNDQVNGRGGDDVINGGAGNDTLLGDIGNDNLNGSTGNDVLYGNDGNDSLLGGDGKDILTGGIGNDILTGGIGNDTLLGGAGADRFRFSSKSEGIDIIKDFQRGEGDKIEIIKSSFGATSFNQFSYNSNTGGLFFDASRTDNIGPVQLATIENKPAGFSVQQDIVLV from the coding sequence ATGTCTTGGTGGAATCCATTTGATTGGGTAAGCTGGTTGGCTGACAAGGTTTCCTACGCCTTCGATAAACTGGGAGATGGTTTAGATTTTGCATTTCAGGAAGTCGGCTTAGATTTTGTCGGATCTGGTGCAAATTGGTTAAGCGATCGAGTAGGAGAAAAAATTAGCGGCACAATTGAGCGGGCTGTTAGCTATGTGAAGGCACTCCCTGCTAACACAGAGCGAGCTTTTAATGATCTCTTTAGTGAACAAATCTATACCGATTTCGGCAAATGGTTTGGAACCAACTTATTAAATGCTGCTGAACTAGCAGGAATTCCGGAGATTTTAGAAACAGCCGCCGATATAATTAAGTTTAATACTCGTGCCTTAACTGATAGAGAAAAAAACGTTGCCAGAAGCGTTTTCGGTGATTCCATTAACTTAGATTTAGTCCGGATTGATGAAGCTAGTTTCGTTGGACTTGTTAACGGCGATCGCGCTTACACAACTTTCCACACGATTAATACTTGGGGATCAATCAGTGATGATAAACTTATCCACGAATTGACCCATGTTTGGCAGTTTGAAAAGTATGGCGCTGACTATATACCAAAAGCTATTGATGCTCAAGGATCAGAAGCTGGGTATAACTATGGTGGTGTGAGTGAATTGCTCAACCGGATGTTGCAAGGCAAAGGACTCAGTAGCTTCAATTTTGAGCAACAAGGTCAAATTGTTCAAGATTATTACAGTCTCAGAGAATCTGGTAGAGCTAGTGGTAATTACTCTCAAGATTTGTCTGTCTATGCGTACTATGTACAAACAGTTTCTCAGTTATCTCAAGGTCAGCTAAATCCTGTCACACCTGGTGCAGGCAATGATTTAGTCGTCGGTAATCAGTTAGCAAATTATCTTTTTGGATATGCTGGTAACGACAGAATCTATGGAGGTAATGGCAATGATTATATGGATGGAGGAGACGGGAATGATAACCTCAATGGTGGTAATGGCGATGATGTTTTCTATGGAGGTAAAGGCAACGATTATCTAAGCAGTCGTGTGAGCGATGGAACATTCAATGAAATTATCGTTGCGATTAACGACTTCACCGTCGGAACTACTGGTTGGACTAGCTTCGATCGCTATCCCCGCCAAGTTGCCGATGTTAATGGTGATGGCCGGGCTGATATTGTTGGTTTTGGACATGATGCTGTTTATGTCTCCCTTGGTCAAGCTAATGGAACGTTTGGTACGGCGATCGCTGCGATTAACGACTTCACCGTCGGCAGTAATGGTTGGACTAACTTTAAGACTTATCCTCGCCAAGTTGCCGATGTCAATGGTGATGGCCGGGCTGATATCGTAGGTTTTGGCATTGATACTGTTTATGTCTCCCTTGGTCAAGCTAATGGAACTTTTGGTGGTTCCATCGCTGCGCTGATTGACTTCACCGTGATGAGTGGAGGCTGGAGTAACTTCGATCGCTATCCCCGCCAAGTTGCCGATGTCAATGGCGATGGCCGGGCTGATATCGTTGGTTTTGGACAGGATGGTGTTTATGTTGCCCTCGGTCAAGCTAATGGAACCTTTGGTGGAGTAAACTTTGTTCTAGGCGAATTCGGTGTTGACAATGGTGGTTGGACTAGCTTCGATCGCTATCCCCGTCAACTTGCTGATGTCAATGGTGATGGCCGGGCTGATATCGTAGGTTTTGCCCAAGATGGTGTTTATGTTGCCCTCGGTCAAGCTAATGGAACCTTTGGTGGAGTAAACTTGGCTCTGGGCGAATTCGGTGTTAACAATGGTGGTTGGACTAGCTTCGATCGCTATCCCCGTCAAGTTGCTGATGTCAATGGCGATCGCCGGGCTGATATCGTAGGTTTTGCCCAAGATGGTGTTTATGTTGCCTTCGGTCAAGCTAATGGAACCTTTAGCACAGCTATCTTTGCTCTTAACAACTTTGGTGTCTCCAGTGGTGGTTGGAGTAGCTTCGGTCTCTATCCCCGCCAAGTTGCCGATGTCAATGGCGATGGACAGGCTGATATCATCGGTTTTGGCTACGATGCTGTTTATGTCTCATTAAGTGGTGATGGCAATGACTACTTCGATGGCGGAGAAGGCAATGACACTATAGATGGGGGTAATGGTATCGATATCCTCTATGGTGGAACCGGGGATGACTATCTTGATGGTGGTGTTGGTGCAGACAAACTCTATGGTGGTAGCAGTAATGATACGTATATTGTTGATAATGTAGGTGATGTTGTTACTGAGTATGCTTCAGAAGGAATTGATACCGTAATCACTGCCAACAGCTATACTTTGGGAGCAAACCTGGAAAACCTGACCTTGGATGGTACTGCTGCTATTAGTGGTACAGGTAATGCTCTCAACAACGTGATCACAGGTAACGCTGCCAACAACTCCATTTTTGGTGGCAATGGCAACGATACCCTCATTGGCGGCGGTGGCTACGACGTTGCCATCTACAGCCAATACTATACCAACTATAATGTCTCCTTTACCAGTAATGGAGATATACAAGTTACTGGTAGCGAAGGTACTGACTTACTCAAGGGTATCGAGGAAATCGACTTCATTGGCGGCGGAGTCTATAAAATTTATACCGGAGATGGAGGTAATAATATCCTCACCACCGATCCTTACTACTGGTCTTTTGTTTATGGCGGTGACGGCAACGATTCTTTGACAAGTGGTTACGGCAACGATATTCTCCTTGGTGGAGCAGGAGACGACTACCTCAATGGTGGTTCTGGTGAAAACAAATTGTTTGGCGGTAGCGGTAACGACACCTATATTGTCCGTGCTGCTGACGTAATTACCGAGAATGCTTCCCAAGGAACTGATACTGTATACTCCACCAACAGCTATACCTTGAGAGCAAACCTAGAAAACTTGGTCTTAGATGGAACTGCTGCGATTAATGGTATAGGTAACACGCTCAACAACGTTATTACTGGTAATGCTGCCAATAACTCCATCGCTGGTGGTGATGGCAACGATACCCTCAATGGTGGGGGAGGGGACGACTACCTCAATGGTGGTTCTGGTGCTGACAAAATGTCTGGTGGTAATGGTAACGATAAGTATCTTGTCGATAATACTGCTGACGTAGTGATTGAGAATGCTGGCGAAGGAATTGATACCGTAATTACTGCCAAAACCTATACCTTGGGAGCAAATGTTGAAAACCTGACCTTGACTGATTCTGCTGTCATTAACGGTACGGGTAACGACTTAAACAATTATATCTTGGGTAATGCTGCTCGTAACATCATCAACGCTAACGGTGGAAACGATCAAGTTAATGGCAGGGGTGGCGATGATGTCATTAATGGTGGTGCTGGAAATGACACCCTTTTAGGTGACATCGGCAATGATAATCTAAACGGTTCAACAGGTAACGATGTCCTCTACGGGAATGATGGTAATGACAGTCTTTTAGGTGGCGATGGTAAGGACATATTAACTGGTGGTATTGGTAACGACATCTTAACTGGTGGTATTGGTAACGATACCCTCTTGGGTGGTGCAGGTGCGGATAGATTCAGATTCTCTTCTAAATCGGAAGGTATTGATATCATCAAAGACTTCCAGCGCGGTGAAGGCGACAAGATTGAAATTATCAAATCAAGTTTTGGTGCTACCTCCTTCAACCAATTCAGCTATAACAGCAATACTGGTGGTTTGTTCTTCGATGCTTCACGCACTGACAATATTGGCCCTGTTCAGTTGGCAACTATCGAGAATAAGCCGGCTGGGTTCTCAGTTCAACAAGATATTGTTTTGGTGTGA
- a CDS encoding CHASE2 domain-containing protein translates to MINDDSQSGETHSNYKYQPGGSLLPDAPTYIVREADHELYNALLAGEYCYVLNSRQMGKSSLRIRTMYKLQTQDINCVEIELSGIGSQEITASQWYGGIIQELISGFELQVNRRSWLREQEDLSPVQRLGGFIENVLLTQINQKIVIFIDEIDSVLSLNFPTDEFFALIRHCYDKRASNPEYRRLSFALLGVATPADLIQDENATPFNIGRAIELKGFQLHESVSLVQGLIEKVSNPEAVFKEVLYWTGGQPFLTQKLCWLISQESGVQTPQSIKHLVKKRIIENWESQDEPEHLRTIRDRILRNSRSSTSLLLLYKKVLQRGKIPANNSEAYLELRLSGLVNQHQGNLIVKNPIYKTVFDLNWLKKQLNNQNEFQNALPLWQVAFASVAITSIIIGIRTLGFLQAWELQAYDQLMRSRPDEGIDQRLLLVTITEEDVQSQPITERKAASLSERSFAQLLTKLEQSKPRAIGLDIYRETPLKAEYKNLAEKIKNSNNIFSICHYGKPGIKTPPEVSKQGQGFNNVELDFDGVLRRQILAVDSAFPCESKYSFAWKLAVSYLAEAGIKSDFTPDNYLKLGKVVFKTLEENSGSYHHINASGHQILLNYRASKEVAEKVTLQEVLSNNFNPNLAKNRIVLIGTTDLSFNDHHWRTPYSDGYFAVKTMTGVEIQAHMVSQILSTIMDRRPLILPWSKPIETMWIWGWSLVGGLLAWRLMSLRLILLGGGVAVGILYASCWGLLTFKGAWIPLFSSALALVAVESSLVIYRYKIFE, encoded by the coding sequence ATGATTAATGACGACTCTCAAAGCGGTGAGACTCACTCTAACTACAAATATCAACCCGGAGGAAGTCTACTACCTGATGCTCCTACCTATATCGTTCGAGAGGCTGACCACGAACTGTACAATGCTTTATTAGCTGGGGAATATTGCTATGTCCTCAATTCCCGACAAATGGGTAAATCTAGCTTGCGGATTAGGACTATGTACAAATTACAAACGCAAGATATTAATTGTGTCGAAATTGAATTAAGCGGGATTGGCAGTCAAGAAATTACTGCATCGCAATGGTATGGGGGGATTATTCAAGAATTAATCAGTGGATTTGAGCTACAGGTAAACCGTCGTAGTTGGTTGCGCGAACAGGAAGATTTATCACCCGTGCAACGCTTGGGTGGTTTTATTGAAAATGTATTGCTAACGCAAATTAATCAAAAAATTGTGATTTTTATTGATGAAATTGATAGCGTTCTGAGTTTAAACTTTCCTACAGATGAATTTTTTGCTTTGATTCGTCACTGCTACGATAAAAGGGCAAGCAACCCAGAATATAGAAGACTTTCTTTTGCATTATTGGGTGTAGCAACACCTGCCGATTTAATTCAAGATGAAAATGCAACTCCCTTTAATATTGGTCGAGCGATTGAGTTAAAAGGTTTTCAATTGCACGAAAGTGTCAGTTTGGTACAGGGTTTGATTGAAAAAGTTAGCAATCCTGAAGCTGTTTTCAAAGAAGTGCTGTATTGGACTGGGGGACAACCGTTTTTAACCCAAAAGCTTTGTTGGTTGATTTCTCAAGAATCTGGAGTGCAAACACCGCAATCTATCAAGCATTTAGTTAAAAAGCGGATTATTGAGAATTGGGAATCTCAGGATGAACCGGAGCATTTGCGGACTATTCGCGATCGCATTTTGAGAAATTCCCGCTCCAGTACATCTCTGTTACTTTTGTATAAAAAAGTTTTACAGCGAGGTAAAATACCTGCAAATAATTCTGAGGCATATCTCGAATTGCGTCTCTCTGGATTAGTAAATCAGCACCAAGGCAATTTGATTGTTAAAAATCCTATCTATAAAACAGTTTTTGATTTAAATTGGCTAAAAAAACAATTAAATAATCAAAATGAGTTCCAAAATGCTCTCCCACTATGGCAAGTAGCTTTTGCAAGTGTAGCCATTACGAGTATAATTATTGGCATCAGAACCCTTGGGTTTTTGCAAGCATGGGAACTGCAAGCTTACGACCAACTGATGCGATCGCGACCCGATGAAGGCATAGATCAACGGTTGTTATTAGTTACCATCACAGAAGAAGATGTCCAATCACAGCCGATTACAGAACGCAAAGCAGCTTCCTTATCTGAGCGTTCTTTCGCACAATTACTCACAAAATTAGAACAATCAAAACCGCGAGCGATCGGTTTAGATATTTATCGAGAAACTCCTCTGAAAGCAGAATACAAAAATTTAGCTGAAAAAATCAAAAATAGCAATAATATTTTTAGTATTTGTCATTATGGAAAACCGGGTATTAAAACTCCTCCAGAAGTTTCAAAACAAGGTCAAGGCTTTAATAATGTAGAACTTGATTTTGATGGGGTTCTCCGTCGGCAAATATTAGCTGTAGATTCTGCATTTCCCTGTGAAAGCAAATATTCTTTTGCTTGGAAGCTGGCAGTTAGTTATTTAGCAGAAGCCGGAATTAAATCAGATTTTACGCCAGATAATTACTTAAAATTGGGGAAAGTCGTCTTTAAAACTTTAGAAGAAAACTCCGGCAGTTACCATCATATTAACGCCAGCGGTCATCAAATATTACTCAACTATCGCGCCTCAAAAGAAGTTGCCGAAAAAGTTACTTTGCAAGAAGTTCTGAGTAATAATTTTAACCCTAATCTCGCCAAAAATCGTATTGTTCTCATTGGAACTACAGACCTCAGTTTTAACGATCATCATTGGCGCACACCCTACAGTGATGGTTATTTTGCAGTTAAAACTATGACAGGTGTGGAAATTCAAGCACACATGGTCAGTCAAATTCTCAGTACAATAATGGATCGACGACCGTTGATTTTGCCTTGGTCAAAACCAATTGAAACGATGTGGATTTGGGGTTGGTCGTTAGTAGGAGGTTTGTTAGCTTGGCGTTTGATGTCACTGCGTCTAATTTTACTGGGGGGAGGAGTTGCTGTGGGTATTTTATATGCAAGTTGTTGGGGTTTACTAACTTTTAAGGGAGCTTGGATACCTTTATTTTCCTCAGCTTTAGCATTGGTGGCTGTTGAAAGTAGTTTGGTTATTTATAGGTATAAAATATTTGAATAG
- a CDS encoding two-partner secretion domain-containing protein, translating into MKSCQNPLLFCRDSAVHVSILARLFSFLGGLAIPTVSYVNAFPHTSALAQITPDATLGTESSVITPNINIKGAAADQIDGGAIRGSNLFHSFSEFNVKDGQRVYFSNPAGINNILGRVTGNNPSNILGTLGVNGNANLFLINPNGIIFGQNARLDLGGSFVASTANAIKFGEQGFFSATNPETSLLLTVNPSAFFFNQIQPGTIENRSTAPTGFNIFGLRVPDSRSLILLGGDVILNGGTLNAMGGRVELAGVRGWEVVGLNFDGDKLNLSFPENAKKTDVSIIDGFIDVRTADKNGSIFINAQNFSMSGNSLLVAGISEGLGTVNSQAGDINITSETVSLSGLSTIFNTVESNAIGNGGNITIQAGSFSLSEGAELIAETYAQGNAGKIALQVRDRIAFDGMDSEGNPSGIFNNVRPGAKGNAGDIYLTAGSFSLTNGARLQTNTRSQGNAGNVIVQVRDRIYFDVVNTSDINNFTGIFTAVGTDGEGRGGDIDIQAGSLDLRNGAQLTANTFEKGDAGNIKIEVRDRVSFDGVSILGGSGASSSVGEVKEDTTIPAIGQGGNIEISAKSLSLTNGAGIAASTVSGSQGNAGNIKIVTNETVNLQNNAGITVDSQGSGKAGNIEIQTDYLTLDNQSNISAETASNTGGNISFKLQDLLLLRRESKISTNAGTAEAGGDGGNITINEPKGFIVAAPNENNDITANAFNGSGGKVNINPAGIFGLKPLSRQELERSLQTTDPTKLDPNQLPTSDITAISQTNPSLNGEVNLNTPNTDPSQGLQELPTDIVDVSGLINQNLCVAAQGSEFIVTGKGGLPPSPYEIISANTAWEDWLISSQSQTQPTPTTNNSSDKQQTESTTIIEAQGLVKDANGNAILTANPVTVTPKDTWLHPQDCHAILDFGF; encoded by the coding sequence ATGAAAAGCTGTCAAAATCCTCTTTTATTCTGTAGAGACAGTGCTGTTCATGTATCAATTCTAGCTAGATTATTCTCATTTTTGGGAGGATTGGCGATACCTACGGTGAGCTACGTTAACGCATTCCCTCACACTAGCGCCCTTGCCCAGATTACCCCCGATGCTACTTTAGGTACGGAAAGTTCAGTTATTACCCCCAATATAAATATTAAAGGCGCAGCGGCAGACCAAATTGATGGCGGCGCAATCAGAGGAAGTAATCTTTTTCACAGTTTTAGCGAATTCAATGTCAAAGATGGACAGCGAGTATATTTTTCAAACCCTGCGGGGATAAATAATATCCTGGGTAGAGTTACAGGTAATAACCCCTCGAATATTTTGGGGACATTGGGTGTAAATGGTAACGCTAATTTATTTTTAATTAATCCCAACGGGATAATTTTTGGGCAGAATGCACGCTTGGATTTGGGGGGTTCATTTGTAGCGAGTACGGCGAATGCAATTAAGTTTGGTGAGCAAGGTTTTTTTAGCGCCACCAATCCAGAAACTTCTCTATTACTAACAGTTAATCCTTCTGCATTTTTCTTCAATCAAATTCAGCCTGGAACGATTGAAAACAGATCAACCGCACCAACCGGATTTAATATATTTGGTTTGCGGGTACCTGATAGTCGTAGTTTGATACTTCTGGGAGGAGATGTAATTCTCAACGGAGGTACATTAAATGCTATGGGTGGTCGAGTAGAATTGGCAGGGGTTAGAGGTTGGGAAGTAGTAGGACTAAATTTTGATGGGGATAAACTCAATCTAAGTTTCCCTGAAAATGCTAAAAAAACGGATGTTTCGATCATCGATGGATTTATAGATGTCAGAACTGCTGATAAGAATGGTAGTATTTTTATCAATGCTCAAAACTTCAGCATGTCAGGAAACAGCTTGCTAGTGGCTGGGATTAGCGAAGGTTTGGGAACAGTTAACAGTCAGGCAGGTGATATAAATATTACGTCTGAGACGGTTTCGCTATCAGGACTTAGTACTATTTTCAATACTGTAGAATCCAATGCCATTGGTAATGGTGGTAATATTACGATTCAGGCTGGCTCATTTTCTTTGAGCGAAGGAGCAGAATTGATAGCGGAAACCTACGCACAGGGGAATGCGGGCAAGATCGCGCTTCAAGTGCGCGATCGCATCGCCTTCGATGGTATGGATAGCGAAGGAAATCCCAGTGGCATATTCAACAATGTCAGACCAGGTGCAAAGGGTAATGCCGGGGACATCTATTTAACCGCAGGTTCCTTTTCTTTAACTAATGGCGCTCGTCTGCAAACTAATACCCGCTCACAGGGGAATGCCGGCAATGTAATCGTTCAAGTGCGCGATCGCATTTACTTCGATGTAGTAAATACAAGCGATATTAACAACTTCACAGGAATTTTTACCGCAGTAGGAACTGATGGTGAAGGTCGGGGGGGAGATATTGATATTCAAGCAGGATCGCTGGATTTGAGAAATGGCGCCCAACTGACTGCCAATACCTTTGAGAAAGGGGATGCAGGAAATATCAAGATTGAAGTCCGCGATCGCGTCTCTTTTGATGGAGTATCGATTCTTGGCGGTAGTGGAGCATCCAGTTCAGTGGGAGAAGTGAAAGAAGATACAACCATTCCAGCAATCGGTCAGGGGGGAAACATTGAGATTAGCGCAAAATCATTATCTTTAACTAATGGTGCTGGAATTGCTGCTAGTACAGTCAGTGGTAGTCAAGGAAATGCAGGAAATATCAAGATTGTTACTAATGAGACAGTCAACCTGCAAAATAACGCTGGTATTACAGTAGATAGCCAAGGTAGTGGCAAGGCTGGAAATATTGAAATTCAGACAGATTACCTCACCCTAGATAATCAATCCAACATTTCTGCCGAAACTGCTAGTAATACTGGTGGTAACATCAGCTTCAAACTACAAGACTTATTGCTGCTGCGTCGGGAGAGCAAAATTTCTACTAATGCGGGGACTGCTGAAGCTGGGGGGGATGGTGGAAATATTACCATTAATGAACCCAAAGGTTTTATCGTCGCTGCTCCAAATGAAAACAACGATATCACGGCTAATGCTTTTAACGGGAGTGGTGGCAAAGTTAATATCAATCCTGCTGGCATATTTGGGCTAAAACCACTCAGTCGTCAAGAACTGGAGCGATCGCTGCAAACAACTGACCCCACAAAACTCGACCCCAATCAGTTACCAACAAGTGACATTACTGCGATTTCTCAAACTAACCCTTCCTTAAATGGTGAGGTAAATCTCAATACACCTAATACTGACCCCAGTCAAGGATTGCAAGAATTGCCAACAGATATTGTTGATGTTTCTGGATTAATCAATCAAAACCTCTGTGTTGCAGCTCAAGGTAGTGAATTTATTGTGACTGGTAAAGGTGGTTTACCTCCTTCTCCCTATGAAATTATCAGCGCCAATACAGCTTGGGAAGATTGGTTGATATCATCACAATCTCAAACTCAACCAACACCAACAACTAATAACTCATCAGACAAACAACAAACAGAATCTACAACAATTATTGAAGCTCAAGGTTTGGTAAAAGATGCGAATGGTAATGCGATCCTCACGGCAAACCCAGTGACGGTGACACCTAAAGATACTTGGTTGCATCCCCAAGACTGTCATGCGATTTTGGATTTTGGATTTTAG